The following proteins are co-located in the Microbacterium sp. Clip185 genome:
- a CDS encoding sensor histidine kinase, with the protein MTVQEVISEYDVLGNPPDALRSVVELAAFVAEVPMATINIITDDAQYQLAAVGFDAAICRREDSMCALNLHLGQPVAVADASQDPRYRSNPFVTGALGDVRFYANHPLVLAGETIGTLCVFDTVPREIDEHRTALLAVLAARIVDILELERRTRYLHTVLQRAEELRDELRRSNDHLSAFAGQISHDLAGPLTSVTMSLHLLQEQFEEQLKVPPSVESWVETGIRGTSRMQEMIRDILAFARLGGVLNLTPTDLGALAQDVRADLGVTDDDPRITIGELPVVSGDATQLRAVLQNLVSNALKFGGPDPRVELRSLRTSEGWRIEVGDRGPGIDPADVERVFDPLVRANTEVEGTGIGLSTCRRIVQAHGGSIGIEPREGGGTTAWFEVPASRD; encoded by the coding sequence ATGACGGTGCAGGAAGTGATCTCGGAGTACGACGTGCTGGGAAACCCTCCCGACGCGCTGCGCTCGGTCGTGGAACTCGCCGCCTTCGTCGCCGAGGTTCCGATGGCGACGATCAACATCATCACCGACGACGCGCAGTACCAGCTGGCCGCCGTCGGATTCGATGCGGCGATCTGCCGCCGCGAGGACTCGATGTGCGCTCTCAATCTGCACCTCGGTCAGCCCGTCGCGGTCGCCGACGCCAGCCAGGATCCGCGGTACCGGTCGAACCCCTTCGTCACGGGTGCTCTCGGAGACGTCCGTTTCTACGCCAATCACCCGCTCGTGCTGGCGGGGGAGACCATCGGCACCCTGTGCGTGTTCGACACCGTGCCGCGCGAGATCGACGAGCACCGCACCGCACTGCTGGCCGTGCTCGCCGCGCGGATCGTCGACATCCTCGAGCTCGAGCGACGCACCCGCTACCTCCACACCGTGCTGCAGCGGGCGGAGGAGCTGAGAGACGAACTGCGTCGCTCGAACGATCACCTCTCGGCCTTCGCCGGACAGATCAGTCACGACCTTGCCGGCCCCCTCACCTCCGTCACGATGTCGCTGCACCTGCTGCAGGAGCAGTTCGAGGAGCAGCTGAAGGTGCCGCCGTCCGTCGAGAGCTGGGTCGAGACCGGCATCCGCGGCACGTCTCGGATGCAGGAGATGATCCGCGACATCCTCGCCTTCGCGCGCCTCGGCGGGGTGCTGAACCTCACCCCCACCGATCTCGGAGCGCTGGCACAAGACGTGCGTGCCGACCTGGGCGTCACCGATGACGACCCCCGCATCACGATCGGCGAACTGCCCGTCGTGTCCGGCGATGCCACCCAGCTGCGTGCCGTGCTGCAGAACCTCGTCTCCAACGCGCTCAAGTTCGGCGGCCCGGATCCTCGGGTCGAGCTGCGCTCGCTGCGCACGTCCGAAGGATGGCGCATCGAGGTCGGCGACCGCGGCCCCGGCATCGACCCCGCCGACGTCGAGCGCGTCTTCGACCCCCTCGTCCGCGCGAACACCGAGGTCGAGGGCACCGGAATCGGCCTTTCCACCTGCCGTCGCATCGTGCAGGCGCACGGCGGTTCGATCGGCATCGAGCCGCGTGAGGGCGGCGGCACCACCGCGTGGTTCGAGGTGCCCGCATCCCGCGACTGA
- a CDS encoding BCCT family transporter: MVSTAPESATASAASPSRGIARWVFWPAASVVLIAAAFAIIFPDAAEVFFGTIQTGIVNTFNWYYVLIAAFFVAFALFMGFSRFGDIKLGKDTDEPEFSLGAWFSLLFAAGMGIGLVFYGVSEPLSHYVDPRPGVTGTPEQLAQGALTQTYLHWGVQAWAIYVVVGLALAYAIHRRGRPISIRWALEPLLGRRVRGGWGNAIDAIALCGTIFGVATSLGLGVLQIGSGLQAAGLPEPDTLMNVLIIGVITVFVLFSVLSGVAKGMKWLSSANLILAAVLLVFVLIFGQTEYLLREWVQSIGAYLQNYVGLSFTVSAFQGTAGEEWQAARTSFYWGWWIAWAPFVGVFIARVSRGRTVRQFVMGVLLVPTLVGILWFAVLGGSGLYQELHHPGSMLTDGEVDLQGALFRLFEFLPGTPVLTIGAIVLIAIFFVTSADSGALVMAMLATGGNPEPKRWVRVFFTLATAVLAIALLIAGGLTALQSAAILIALPFSVVMLLMCWATIVAFQRERRVYDRVQRAQLLEQIGDHYGLEVEQENEGGLRMPAWMRRARSNVKE; the protein is encoded by the coding sequence GTGGTGAGCACCGCACCCGAATCGGCCACCGCATCCGCAGCTTCGCCCAGCAGGGGGATCGCTCGATGGGTCTTCTGGCCCGCCGCATCCGTCGTCTTGATCGCCGCCGCGTTCGCGATCATCTTCCCGGATGCGGCGGAGGTGTTCTTCGGCACCATCCAGACCGGCATCGTCAACACCTTCAACTGGTACTACGTGCTGATCGCGGCCTTCTTCGTGGCCTTCGCCCTGTTCATGGGATTCAGTCGCTTCGGTGACATCAAGCTCGGCAAGGACACCGATGAGCCCGAGTTCTCGCTCGGCGCGTGGTTCTCGCTGTTGTTCGCGGCGGGGATGGGCATCGGCCTCGTGTTCTACGGGGTGAGCGAGCCGCTCAGCCACTACGTCGATCCCCGCCCCGGTGTCACCGGAACACCTGAGCAGCTCGCGCAGGGCGCGCTCACCCAGACCTACCTGCACTGGGGTGTGCAGGCCTGGGCGATCTACGTCGTCGTCGGACTCGCCCTCGCGTACGCGATCCACCGCCGTGGACGCCCCATCTCCATCCGCTGGGCGCTCGAGCCCCTGCTCGGGCGCCGCGTGCGCGGCGGGTGGGGCAACGCCATCGATGCGATCGCGCTGTGCGGCACGATCTTCGGCGTCGCGACCTCGCTCGGCCTCGGCGTGCTGCAGATCGGTTCCGGCCTGCAGGCGGCGGGCCTCCCTGAACCCGACACCCTGATGAACGTGCTGATCATCGGTGTGATCACGGTCTTCGTGCTGTTCTCGGTGCTCTCCGGCGTCGCCAAGGGCATGAAGTGGCTCTCGAGCGCCAACCTCATCCTCGCCGCAGTACTGCTTGTGTTCGTCCTGATCTTCGGGCAGACCGAGTACCTGCTGCGTGAATGGGTGCAGTCGATCGGCGCCTACCTGCAGAACTACGTCGGCCTCAGCTTCACGGTGAGCGCCTTCCAGGGCACCGCGGGCGAGGAGTGGCAGGCCGCACGGACCTCGTTCTACTGGGGCTGGTGGATCGCGTGGGCCCCGTTCGTCGGCGTCTTCATCGCGCGCGTCAGCCGCGGCCGCACAGTGCGTCAGTTCGTCATGGGTGTGCTCCTGGTGCCCACCCTCGTCGGCATCCTGTGGTTCGCGGTGCTCGGCGGTTCGGGGCTGTACCAGGAGCTGCACCACCCCGGCTCGATGCTCACCGACGGCGAGGTCGACCTGCAGGGCGCGCTCTTCCGGCTGTTCGAGTTCCTGCCGGGCACCCCCGTGCTCACGATCGGCGCGATCGTGCTGATCGCCATCTTCTTCGTGACCTCGGCCGACTCGGGAGCCCTGGTCATGGCGATGCTCGCGACGGGCGGCAACCCGGAGCCCAAGCGGTGGGTGCGCGTGTTCTTCACCCTCGCCACCGCCGTTCTCGCCATCGCGCTGCTGATCGCCGGCGGCCTCACGGCTCTCCAGTCGGCCGCCATCCTCATCGCGCTGCCGTTCAGTGTGGTCATGCTGCTCATGTGCTGGGCCACGATCGTCGCCTTCCAGCGCGAGAGACGCGTGTACGACCGTGTTCAGCGCGCGCAGCTGCTCGAGCAGATCGGCGATCACTACGGCCTCGAGGTCGAGCAGGAGAACGAGGGTGGCCTGCGCATGCCCGCGTGGATGCGGCGGGCCCGCAGTAACGTGAAGGAGTGA
- a CDS encoding GNAT family N-acetyltransferase, whose amino-acid sequence MTELSYRSARLADVPAETLYRLMWLRVTVFVVEQAAAYPELDGRDLEPDAELFWAEQAGDVVATLRLLHDAGTGHARIGRVATAQAARGRGVAAELMTRAVLRAGERWPGAAIVLDAQEHLAPWYARFGFAVDGERFHEDGIPHVPMRRIAD is encoded by the coding sequence GTGACAGAGCTCTCCTACCGCTCAGCCCGCCTGGCGGACGTTCCCGCCGAGACGCTGTACCGGCTGATGTGGCTGCGCGTCACGGTGTTCGTGGTCGAGCAGGCCGCCGCGTACCCCGAGCTCGACGGACGTGACCTCGAGCCCGACGCGGAGCTGTTCTGGGCCGAGCAGGCCGGCGACGTCGTCGCGACCCTGCGCCTGTTGCACGACGCCGGCACGGGCCACGCGCGGATCGGCCGTGTGGCGACGGCTCAGGCCGCGCGCGGTCGGGGTGTGGCCGCCGAGCTCATGACGCGCGCCGTTCTGCGAGCGGGAGAGCGCTGGCCCGGCGCAGCGATCGTGCTCGACGCGCAGGAGCACCTCGCACCCTGGTACGCCCGCTTCGGGTTCGCCGTCGACGGCGAACGATTCCACGAGGACGGCATCCCCCACGTGCCGATGCGGCGAATCGCCGACTGA
- a CDS encoding NADPH-dependent F420 reductase, with protein sequence MTRVGIIGAGHIGSALAKGLVDRGYEVAIANSRGPETLTDLVAELGPKAHAATAADAAAFGEWAVVTVPLKAIDQLPVAELAGKIVVDTNNYYWERDGRIQVLEDKQTTTSEMLQERLPESTVVKGFNHIMAAQINTDGTPAGTENRRALATAADTDEGLAFITALYDEFGYDTVTVGPLAESWRVERDQPAYVVRQNADELRANLARAAR encoded by the coding sequence ATGACACGCGTCGGAATCATCGGAGCAGGACATATCGGATCGGCCCTCGCGAAGGGCCTCGTCGACCGGGGGTACGAGGTGGCGATCGCCAACTCCCGTGGTCCCGAGACACTGACAGACCTCGTCGCGGAGCTCGGCCCGAAAGCGCACGCCGCCACCGCAGCGGATGCGGCCGCCTTCGGCGAGTGGGCCGTCGTCACCGTGCCGCTGAAGGCCATCGACCAGCTGCCGGTCGCTGAGCTCGCGGGCAAGATCGTCGTCGACACCAACAACTACTACTGGGAGCGGGACGGCCGCATCCAGGTGCTCGAGGACAAGCAGACCACGACGAGCGAGATGCTGCAGGAGCGTCTGCCGGAATCCACCGTCGTGAAGGGCTTCAACCACATCATGGCCGCCCAGATCAACACCGACGGCACCCCCGCGGGCACCGAGAACCGCCGGGCGCTGGCGACCGCGGCCGACACGGACGAGGGTCTCGCCTTCATCACGGCCCTCTACGACGAGTTCGGCTACGACACCGTCACCGTCGGTCCGCTGGCCGAGAGCTGGCGCGTCGAGCGCGACCAGCCCGCCTACGTGGTGCGCCAGAACGCCGACGAGCTGCGCGCCAACCTCGCCCGCGCCGCCCGCTGA